The following DNA comes from Caulobacter mirabilis.
TCACCTTCGGCGTCGGCAGGGCTTCGTACTCGCCGTTGTCGAAGGTGAACTTGAAGCGCAACTCAGGCCCGATGCGCATGTGACGGCCGGCGGGCGTCACCCACCAGGCGGCCTCCAGGTCGGGGCGATAGATCATCTCCCCGGTGTCGGGGCATTTCACCCAGAGGTTCTCGGGCGTCTCGCGCTTTACGAACGCGCCGCGTACGCCGGGCGCGATGCGGGAGAGCCAGCCCTGGCGCTCGCGGGCGCCGCCTCGGGTCGGTTTGTCGTTCTTCGGGTCAGCCATCGCCATCGCTTCAAGCGCCCCTGCTTCGCGCCGATCGCACAGCCTTAGCCAGCGCAGCCGCCTTGGAAAGAACTCTTTCGGTCACGTTTTCGTTCGATCCCGTTTCGAGAGCGCCGGCGATCTCGTCGACCAGCGCGGAGCCGACCACGACGCCGTCGGCCACACGGGCGACCTCGGCGGCGCGTTCGGGAGTCTTGATGCCGAAGCCCACCGCGACCGGCAGGCCCGAGGCCTCGCGCAGGCGCTGCACCGGCTTGGCCACGGCGTCGGCGTCGGCCTCCTTCACGCCGGTCACGCCGGCGACGGAGACGTAGTAGACGAAGCCGGAGGTCCGCTTCACGACGGTGGGCAGGCGCCGGTCGTCGGTGGTCGGCGTGGCCAGGCGGATGAGGTTCATCTTCGCCGCCTCGAGAGCGTCGGTCAGCGCGTCAGCCTCTTCCGGCGGGCAATCGACGATGATCAAACCGTCGGCGCCGGCGTCCGAGGCGTCGTTGGCGAAGGCCTCGAAGCCGTAGCTCAGCACCGGGTTCAGATAGCCCATCAGCACGATCGGGGTGACCGTATCGGTCTCGCGGAAGCGCCGGACCAGGCCCAGCACGTCCTTCATCTTCGTGCCGGCCTTCAGCGCGCGCTGGGCGGCCAGCTGGATGGTCGGCCCCTCGGCCATCGGGTCGGAGAAGGGCATGCCCAGTTCGACGATGTCGGCTTCGTCGGCGACGCCCTTGAGGATCTCGAACGAGGTCTCCAGGTCGGGATCGCCGGCCATGATGTAGGCGACGAACAGCGCCCGATGGTCGTTTTCCCGGTGGAAGGCGCGCGAAATCCGCGTCCCGTCGCGATAGGTGGTCAAATCTTGCGCCCCAGAGCTTCGGCGACCGTGAAGATGTCCTTGTCGCCGCGGCCGGACAGGGTCAGCACCACGACGCCGTCCTTGCCGACCTCCTTGACCACCTCGGGCAGCTTGGCGATCGCGTGAGCGCTCTCCAGCGCCGGGATGATCCCTTCCAGCTCAGCGCAGAGTTGGAAGGCGGCGAGCGCCTCATCGTCGGTGCAGGTCAGGTACTTCGCCCGGCCGATGTCGTGCAGATAGGCGTGCTCCGGGCCGATGCCCGGATAGTCGAGGCCCGCGCTGATCGAGTGGGCGTCCAGGATCTGGCCGTCGTCGTCCTGCAGCAGATAGGTCTTGTTGCCGTGCAGGACGCCCGGACGGCCGCCGGTCAGCGAGGCCGCGTGCTTGTCGGTGTTCAGGCCGTGGCCCGAAGCCTCGACGCCGAAGATCTTCACGCTCTCGTCGGCCAGGAACGGATGGAACATGCCGATGGCGTTCGAACCGCCGCCAACGCAGGCCACGACCGCGTCCGGCAGACGACCCTCGATCTCGAGGATCTGCGCCTTGGTCTCCTGGCCGATCACGGCCTGGAAGTCGCGGACCATGGCCGGGTACGGATGCATCCCCGCCGCCGTGCCGATCAGATAGTAGGTGTCATGGACGTTGGTGACCCAGTCGCGCATGGCCTCGTTCATGGCGTCCTTGAGGGTCGCCGCGCCAGAGGTCACTGGCCGCACTTCGGCGCCCAGCAGGTTCATGCGGAACACGTTCGGCTTCTGCCGCTCGACGTCCACCGCGCCCATGTAGACGACACAGGGCAGGTTGAAGCGGGCGCAGACGGTGGCCGTGGCCACGCCGTGCTGGCCGGCGCCGGTCTCGGCGATGATCCGGGTCTTGCCCATCCGCATGGCCAGCAGGATCTGGCCCATGCAGTTGTTGATCTTGTGCGCGCCGGTGTGATTCAGCTCCTCGCGCTTGAAGTAGATCTTCGCGCCGCCGTAGTGCGCGGTCAGCCGCTCGGCGAAGTAGAGCGGGTTCGGGCGACCGACGTAGTGCTTCAGGTAGCCGGCGAGCTCGGCCTGGAATTCCGGATCGGCCTTCGCCTCGGCGTAGGCCTTGTCCAGGTCCAGCACCAGCGGCATCAGGGTCTCGGCCACGTAGCGGCCGCCGTAGTCGCCGAAGCGGCCGTCGGCGTCCGGCAGGGCGTTCCAGTCGTTGGGTTTCAAAGAGGCGTTCACAGCGTCAGCAGGTCAGGCGCGGCGAACCGCTTCCAGGAAGGCCGAAATGAGAGACGGGTCCTTTATCCCCGGGCCGCGCTCCACGCCAGAGGAAACGTCGACCAGCGGCGCGCCGGACAGCTGCACGGCCTCGGCGACATTCCAGGGATCGAGCCCTCCGGCCAGCAGCCAGGGCCGCTCGAACCGCCGGCCCTTCATCATCGTCCAGTCGAACCGGGCGCCGGTTCCGCCGGGACGATCGAAGCCCGCCGGCGCCTTGGCGTCGAACATCAGATAGTCGGCGACGCTCTCATAGGCGCGGGCCGGATCGAGGTCCGAGGGCTCGGACACCGAAAAGACCTTGATGATCCCGGCGCCTGTGCGGGCGGCGACCTCCCGGGCGCGGGACGGCGTCTCCTTGCCGTGCAGCTGGATGAAGTCCGGCTTCAGCGTCGCCGACAGCTGGTCCAGCAGGACATCGTCCGGATCGACCGTCACCGCCACGACCTTCACGTTCGCCGCCCGCGCCGGCGGCGCCAGCCGGGCCGCGACGTCCGGCGCGATGTTGCGGGGACTTTTGGCGAAGAACATGAAACCGATGAAGGCCGCCTGGCCATCCACGGCGGCCTTCACGGTCTCGGGCGTCGACAGACCGCAGATCTTGGCGCGGCCCGTCACGCCTTCTTCGCGGGCGCCTTGCGCGCCGAAGGAGCCTTCGGAACCGCGGGCGCCGCGGCCGGAGCCGGCTTGGCCTGATTCTTCAGCAGGTCGCGGATTTCGGTGAGCAGGGCTTCCGACGGGGTCGGCGCCTCGGGCTCGGGCTCGGCGGCCTGCTGGCGACGCAGGGTGTTGACCGCCTTGACCAGCAGGAACACGGCCGCGGCGACGATGACGAACTGGATGCAGGCGTTGATGAAGCCGCCGTAGCCGATGGCGACCTTCTCGATCTTGTTGGCCGCATCGGCCTGTTGCAGCACGATCTCGAGGTGCGCGAAGTCGACGCCGTTCAGCAGCAGGCCGACCGGCGGCATGATCACCTGGTCGACCAGGCTCTTCACGATGGCGCCGAAGGCCCCGCCGATGATGATCCCGACGGCCAGGTCGATGACGTTGCCGCGAGCGATGAACTCGCGGAATTCCTTGAAGACGCTCATGCGTGGGCTCCCGTTCCGTTCCCCCTCGCCAGCCTTTGGTCATCCGGCCGCGAGGTCAAGCCGGGTCAGTCGGCGTTGAGCCGCTCGCGCAGTTCCTTGCCGCTCTTGAAGAAGGGCACGTGCTTGCCCTTGACCGAAACGGGCTCACCCGTCCTCGGGTTGCGCCCGGCCCGCGCCGGGCGGGATCGGACGGAAAACGCTCCGAAGCCGCGCAGCTCGACACGACCGCCGCCTTCCAGCGCCTCGGTCATCTTCTCCAGGATCACGCCGACCACCCGCTCGATATCGCGCTGGGTGAGGTGCGGATTCTCTTGGGCGAGCTTGGCGATCAGCTCTGACTTGATCATGAGGCTCCCCGGGGGCGTAGGCGGCCTGACCTTTGCCCAATCATCCCTGAGTCTTCAAGAGGTTGTCGGGGGTCACATCGTTAAGCGGCCAGCAACCCTGACGTGAAACGGTGTTTTCCGTCTCTTGGAGGGGGCAAGGTGACCCGAGAGCGTGCAGCGCGACCGCCGGCGCCAACCGGCGTTTCGCCCGAATCCGCATACGCGCGACAGCTCGAAGCGACCCTGGTCGGCGCCTCGGGGCGGCCGCTCATTCTCAGCGGTCTCCTGCGTCCCGAAATCGCCCCCGCCGAATCGGGCCTCTACGGCCAAACTCTGAGTTTCACCGTCGGCGAGCCGGGCGAGGACGGTCACGTGCGCCTGATCGACCCCCACCGTCGGAACCCGGTCGAGATCGAACGGATAGAGCTGACCGCCGCCCAAGCGGCGCTGAACGCCGTTCAGCCCCCTGGCCCCGGCGGGCCGCCCTCGCTGATCGTGCTCCCGCTGTCCTGGAGCACGGTGCGCAATCCACGGGCGCGTCGCAAACTGCAAAGGCTGGTCACAGCGGCCCGACGACGCTGCCGCGCCGCCGTCCGGTGCGAGATCCTCGGCGTCAGCGCCGAAACGCCCCCGCCCGCCCTGAAGGAGACGATCGGGGATCTGCGAACGATCTTCCAGGACGTCTTCATCGCGACCGAAGGCGGTCGGCCGCAGGACTGAAGTTCCTCTGGGCCCGCCGGGCGGGGTTCAGGCAAAGAAAAACCCCGCCCGGATGACTCCGGACGGGGCTCGTTCTTCCGAGGAAGGTCGGAGGACTTAGTCCTTCGAGGCCTTCTCGCGCAGGGCGGCGCCCAGGATGTCGCCGAGCGAAGCGCCCGAGTCCGAGGACCCGAACTGCTCGATGGCTTCCTTTTCTTCCGCCATTTCCAGCGACTTGATCGACACCGACACGCGACGCGCGGCCTTGTCGACGTTGGTCACCTGGGCGTCGATGCGGTCGCCCACGGCGAAGCGCTCGGGGCGCTGCTCGTTGCGATCGCGCGACAGGTCCGACTTGCGGATGAAGGCGGTGACCGGAGCGTCGTCTTCACCGAACTTCACTTCGATGCCGCCCGAGGTCACTTCCGTGACCGTGACGGTGACGGTCTGGCCCTTGCGGTAGCCGTCGCCGGCCAGCGGATCGCCGGCCAGTTGCTTCACGCCGAGCGAGATACGCTCCTTGTCGACGTCGACGTCCAGGACCTTCGCCTTGATGACGTCGCCCTTCTTGTAGCGAGCCATGGCTTCTTCGCCCGGCGCGTTCCAGTCCAGGTCCGACAGGTGGACCATGCCGTCGATATCGCCGTCCAGGCCGACGAACAGGCCGAACTCGGTGGCGTTCTTGACTTCGCCCTCGACGGTCGAGCCGATCGGGTGCGCCGACAGGAAGGCTTCCCACGGATTGGCCAGAGCCTGCTTCAGGCCCAGCGAGACGCGGCGCTTGGAGCTGTCGACGTCCAGAACGATGACGTCCACTTCCTGCGAGGTGGAGACGATCTTGCCCGGATGGACGTTCTTCTTGGTCCAGGACATTTCCGAAACGTGCACCAGGCCTTCAACGCCCGGCTCCAGCTCCACGAAGGCGCCGTAGTCGGTGATGTTGGTGATGCGGCCGGTGTACTTGGCGCCGACCGGGTACTTGGCTTCCACGCCGTCCCACGGATCCGACTGCAGCTGCTTCATGCCGAGGCTGATGCGCTGGGTGTCCGGATTGATCTTGATGATCTGGACCTTCACGGTGTCGCCGACCGCCAGCACTTGCGACGGGTGCGAGACGCGCTTCCAGCTCATGTCGGTGACGTGCAGCAGGCCGTCGATGCCGCCCAGGTCCACGAACGCGCCGTAGTCGGTGATGTTCTTGACCACGCCTTCGCGGATTTCGCCCTCTTGCAGCTGGCTGACCAGCTCGGTGCGCTGTTCGGCGCGGGCTTCCTCCAGGATGGCGCGACGCGAGACGACGATGTTGCCGCGCGGACGGTCCATCTTCAGGATGGCGAAGGGCTGCTCCTTGCCCATCAGCGGGCCGACGTCGCGCACCGGACGGATGTCGACTTGCGAGCCCGGCAGGAAGGCCGAGGCGCCGCCCAGGTCGACGGTGAAGCCGCCCTTCACGCGGCCGACGATCGAACCCATGACCGGCTCGCCCTTGGCGAACACGACTTCCAGGCGGGTCCAGGCTTCTTCGCGCTTGGCCTTCTCGCGGCTGATGACCGCTTCGCCGAGGGCGTTTTCGAGGCGCTCGAGGAAGACCTCGACCGTGTCGCCGACCTTGATGGTGGGCTTGCCGTCTTCGCCGACGCCGAATTCCTTGATCTGGATGCGGCCTTCGGTCTTGAGACCGACGTCGACGATCGCGAAGTCCTTCTCGATGCCGACGACCTTGCCCTGGATGACGGTGCCTTCGGCGAAGTCGCCGGAGCCGCCCATCGAGGCGTCGAGGAGCGCCGCGAAATCGTCGCGGCTCGGGTTCAGGCTGAGATCATCGGCCATGTGTTGAACAGTCTCTAGGGTTGCGGAACGGCCTAATGGCGGGATTGCCGGTGAGAGTCCGGGCGTTCCATAGGTTTGAGGAGTTTGTGCACCCGCGGCCATCGAGCCCCGGCGCGTTGGATTTAGCCCTTGGCGGTTTCCCACCGGCTTCGCGCCGCCTCGACGATGCGGCGGGCCGCATCGAAGGCCGCGTCTATACTCATTTCAGTGGTATCCAGCAAGACCGCGTCGTCCGCCGGCCGCATCGGCGACTCGGCCCGGGCGCCGTCGCGCTCGTCCCGGATGCGGATGTCGGCGAGGATGTCTTCGTAGGCGACGGTCTCGCCCTGGCCGGTCAACTGCTTCCAGCGCCGCTCGGCGCGCACTTCCGGCGAGGCCGTGACGTAGAGCTTCGCCGGGGCCCGAGGCGCGATCACGGTGCCGATGTCGCGGCCGTCGAGCACCGCGCCGGGCTCCTGCGCGGCGAAGGCCAGCTGAAAATCGCGCAGCACCTGGCGGACAGGCGTGTAGATCGCCACCCGGCTGGCCGCCTCGCCCGCGGCGCGGGTGCGGACCTCGGGGCGCTCCAACTCTTGCGGATCCAACGCCTTCGCCGCCGCCACGGCCGCCGCCTCGTCGCCCAGGTCGCCGCCGCTTTCCAGCACCTTCACGCCGACGGCGCGATACAGCAGGCCGGTGTCGAGCACCGGGAAGCCGTACAGGGCCCCAAGTTTGACGGCGATGGTGCCCTTGCCGGACGCGGCGGGGCCATCGACGGCGATGACGAAGCCCAAGCCTCAACCCTCCGCGATGTCGCCGCCGAGCCCGCGCATCAACGACGCGAAGGTCGGAAAGCTGGTGGCGATCATGCCCGGCTCGTCGACACGCACCGGTTCGCGGGCGGCCAGGCCGAGGATCAGGTGGCTCATGGCGATGCGATGGTCTCCGTGGGTCGTGATCATGCCGCCGCCGCGCGGCGCGGCGCCGGTTCCTCGGACCATGAAGCCTTCAGGCTCCTCCACGACCTCGACGCCGCACGCCTGCAGGCCGGCCGCCATCAGGGCGATGCGGTCGCTCTCCTTGACCCGCATCTCGCCGACGCCGCGCATCACGGTCTCACCGGTCGCGAAGGCGGCGGCGACGGCCAGGATCGGATACTCGTCGATCATGCTGGGCGCGCGCTCGGGCGGCACCACGACGCCGGTCAGGGCGGAATGCCGGACCACGATGTCGCCGACCTCCTCGCCGCCCGCTTCGCGCTGGTTGGTGATGGTCAGGTCGCCGCCCATCTCGATCAGGGTCTCGAACAGACCGGTGCGCGAGCTGTTCAGCATCACGCCCTCGATGGTGATCTCCGATCCCGGCGTGATCAGGCCGGCCACGATCGGGAAGGCGGCGGACGACGGATCCCCCGGCACCTCGACATGAGTTCCGGTCAGGGCCTGGCCGGCGGGCAGGCGGACGTGCCGGCCGTCCTCGCGATCGGCGACGATCACCTCGGCCCCAAAGGCGCGCAGCATCCGCTCGGTGTGAT
Coding sequences within:
- the trpA gene encoding tryptophan synthase subunit alpha yields the protein MTTYRDGTRISRAFHRENDHRALFVAYIMAGDPDLETSFEILKGVADEADIVELGMPFSDPMAEGPTIQLAAQRALKAGTKMKDVLGLVRRFRETDTVTPIVLMGYLNPVLSYGFEAFANDASDAGADGLIIVDCPPEEADALTDALEAAKMNLIRLATPTTDDRRLPTVVKRTSGFVYYVSVAGVTGVKEADADAVAKPVQRLREASGLPVAVGFGIKTPERAAEVARVADGVVVGSALVDEIAGALETGSNENVTERVLSKAAALAKAVRSARSRGA
- the trpB gene encoding tryptophan synthase subunit beta is translated as MNASLKPNDWNALPDADGRFGDYGGRYVAETLMPLVLDLDKAYAEAKADPEFQAELAGYLKHYVGRPNPLYFAERLTAHYGGAKIYFKREELNHTGAHKINNCMGQILLAMRMGKTRIIAETGAGQHGVATATVCARFNLPCVVYMGAVDVERQKPNVFRMNLLGAEVRPVTSGAATLKDAMNEAMRDWVTNVHDTYYLIGTAAGMHPYPAMVRDFQAVIGQETKAQILEIEGRLPDAVVACVGGGSNAIGMFHPFLADESVKIFGVEASGHGLNTDKHAASLTGGRPGVLHGNKTYLLQDDDGQILDAHSISAGLDYPGIGPEHAYLHDIGRAKYLTCTDDEALAAFQLCAELEGIIPALESAHAIAKLPEVVKEVGKDGVVVLTLSGRGDKDIFTVAEALGRKI
- the mscL gene encoding large-conductance mechanosensitive channel protein MscL, with protein sequence MSVFKEFREFIARGNVIDLAVGIIIGGAFGAIVKSLVDQVIMPPVGLLLNGVDFAHLEIVLQQADAANKIEKVAIGYGGFINACIQFVIVAAAVFLLVKAVNTLRRQQAAEPEPEAPTPSEALLTEIRDLLKNQAKPAPAAAPAVPKAPSARKAPAKKA
- a CDS encoding integration host factor subunit beta, which translates into the protein MIKSELIAKLAQENPHLTQRDIERVVGVILEKMTEALEGGGRVELRGFGAFSVRSRPARAGRNPRTGEPVSVKGKHVPFFKSGKELRERLNAD
- the aroA gene encoding 3-phosphoshikimate 1-carboxyvinyltransferase gives rise to the protein MTTAVLSARPGAALRGRIRVPGDKSISHRALILGALATGRTTVSGLLEGEDILATGRAMQAFGATVGRTGEGEWTIEGHGGFSTPAQVIDCGNAGTGVRLIMGAAAGFPITATFTGDASLQKRPMGRVLEPLSEMGVRYEARDGGRLPLTLHGGALKGLTYVLPMASAQVKSAVLLAGLNAEGGVTVIEPEATRDHTERMLRAFGAEVIVADREDGRHVRLPAGQALTGTHVEVPGDPSSAAFPIVAGLITPGSEITIEGVMLNSSRTGLFETLIEMGGDLTITNQREAGGEEVGDIVVRHSALTGVVVPPERAPSMIDEYPILAVAAAFATGETVMRGVGEMRVKESDRIALMAAGLQACGVEVVEEPEGFMVRGTGAAPRGGGMITTHGDHRIAMSHLILGLAAREPVRVDEPGMIATSFPTFASLMRGLGGDIAEG
- the rpsA gene encoding 30S ribosomal protein S1, which translates into the protein MADDLSLNPSRDDFAALLDASMGGSGDFAEGTVIQGKVVGIEKDFAIVDVGLKTEGRIQIKEFGVGEDGKPTIKVGDTVEVFLERLENALGEAVISREKAKREEAWTRLEVVFAKGEPVMGSIVGRVKGGFTVDLGGASAFLPGSQVDIRPVRDVGPLMGKEQPFAILKMDRPRGNIVVSRRAILEEARAEQRTELVSQLQEGEIREGVVKNITDYGAFVDLGGIDGLLHVTDMSWKRVSHPSQVLAVGDTVKVQIIKINPDTQRISLGMKQLQSDPWDGVEAKYPVGAKYTGRITNITDYGAFVELEPGVEGLVHVSEMSWTKKNVHPGKIVSTSQEVDVIVLDVDSSKRRVSLGLKQALANPWEAFLSAHPIGSTVEGEVKNATEFGLFVGLDGDIDGMVHLSDLDWNAPGEEAMARYKKGDVIKAKVLDVDVDKERISLGVKQLAGDPLAGDGYRKGQTVTVTVTEVTSGGIEVKFGEDDAPVTAFIRKSDLSRDRNEQRPERFAVGDRIDAQVTNVDKAARRVSVSIKSLEMAEEKEAIEQFGSSDSGASLGDILGAALREKASKD
- the cmk gene encoding (d)CMP kinase, producing MGFVIAVDGPAASGKGTIAVKLGALYGFPVLDTGLLYRAVGVKVLESGGDLGDEAAAVAAAKALDPQELERPEVRTRAAGEAASRVAIYTPVRQVLRDFQLAFAAQEPGAVLDGRDIGTVIAPRAPAKLYVTASPEVRAERRWKQLTGQGETVAYEDILADIRIRDERDGARAESPMRPADDAVLLDTTEMSIDAAFDAARRIVEAARSRWETAKG
- a CDS encoding phosphoribosylanthranilate isomerase; the encoded protein is MTGRAKICGLSTPETVKAAVDGQAAFIGFMFFAKSPRNIAPDVAARLAPPARAANVKVVAVTVDPDDVLLDQLSATLKPDFIQLHGKETPSRAREVAARTGAGIIKVFSVSEPSDLDPARAYESVADYLMFDAKAPAGFDRPGGTGARFDWTMMKGRRFERPWLLAGGLDPWNVAEAVQLSGAPLVDVSSGVERGPGIKDPSLISAFLEAVRRA